A part of Magnetospirillum sp. ME-1 genomic DNA contains:
- a CDS encoding 1-deoxy-D-xylulose-5-phosphate reductoisomerase has translation MSGRKSVTILGSTGSIGCNTVDLVERRPDLYRVEALVANSRVDILAEQARKLKAKLAVVADEGAYGALKAALAGSGIEAAAGPKAVVAAAEMPAEWVMAAIVGAAGLAPTLAAVRRGAVVGLANKECLVCAGQLMMAEVLKHGATLLPVDSEHSAIFQVFEADQHDKIEKIILTASGGPFRTKTREFMADVTPEQAVAHPNWSMGAKISVDSASMFNKGLELIEAHHLFDMPEDKIDIVVHPQSVIHSLVAYVDGSVLAQLGSPDMRTPIAYALGWPNRIEAPAPKLNLAEIATLTFEAPDPVRFPSLRLAREALRAGGSAAAVMNAANEMAVAAFLGRRIGFLDIASIVERTVAGVTHCELGSIDDVLAQDAEARRFASNLIDGGR, from the coding sequence ATGAGCGGGCGCAAGAGTGTCACCATTCTGGGCTCGACGGGGTCCATCGGTTGCAACACGGTGGATCTGGTCGAACGCCGCCCCGACCTGTATCGGGTCGAGGCTCTGGTTGCCAACTCGCGGGTTGACATTCTGGCGGAGCAGGCCAGGAAGCTGAAGGCCAAGCTGGCCGTAGTCGCCGATGAGGGGGCCTATGGCGCGCTCAAGGCGGCGCTGGCCGGAAGCGGCATCGAGGCCGCCGCCGGCCCGAAGGCCGTGGTCGCCGCCGCCGAGATGCCCGCCGAATGGGTGATGGCCGCCATCGTCGGCGCTGCCGGCCTGGCGCCCACCCTGGCCGCCGTCCGTCGCGGCGCGGTGGTGGGCCTGGCCAACAAGGAATGCCTGGTCTGCGCCGGTCAGCTGATGATGGCCGAGGTCTTAAAGCATGGCGCCACCCTGCTGCCGGTGGATTCCGAGCATTCGGCCATCTTCCAGGTGTTCGAGGCCGACCAGCACGACAAGATCGAGAAGATCATCCTGACCGCCTCGGGCGGGCCGTTCCGCACCAAGACCCGCGAGTTCATGGCCGACGTCACGCCGGAACAGGCGGTGGCCCACCCCAACTGGTCCATGGGTGCCAAGATTTCGGTGGATTCGGCGTCCATGTTCAACAAGGGCCTGGAACTGATCGAGGCCCATCACCTGTTCGACATGCCCGAGGACAAGATCGACATCGTCGTCCACCCCCAGTCGGTGATCCATTCGCTGGTGGCCTATGTGGACGGTTCGGTCCTGGCTCAGTTGGGCTCTCCCGACATGCGCACGCCCATCGCCTATGCGCTGGGCTGGCCCAACCGCATCGAGGCGCCGGCGCCCAAGCTCAACCTGGCCGAAATCGCCACGCTCACCTTCGAAGCCCCCGACCCGGTGCGCTTCCCGTCGCTGCGCCTGGCGCGCGAGGCGCTGCGCGCCGGTGGGTCGGCGGCGGCGGTGATGAACGCCGCCAACGAAATGGCCGTGGCCGCCTTCCTGGGGCGCCGCATCGGCTTCCTGGACATCGCCTCCATCGTCGAGCGCACCGTGGCCGGCGTGACGCATTGCGAACTGGGCAGCATCGACGACGTCCTGGCCCAGGATGCCGAGGCGCGTCGCTTCGCGTCCAATCTGATCGACGGCGGCCGCTAG
- the rseP gene encoding RIP metalloprotease RseP, with amino-acid sequence MDLASLLNSVLHGVWYYVVIFLVILTVVVFVHELGHFLVARWNGVKVEVFSIGFGPEVWGRTAADGTRWRIGLLPLGGYVKMFGDADAASATASDQPMSEEERAQAFCHKRVGQRAAIVVAGPAANFLFAILGLMGMFMVLGQPVTQPVIGMVHPGTAAEAAGLKGGDRITAINGRAVERFQDIQRIVRLEIEQDLALSVRRGDKDFEISVRPRVIQRKGVFGDMEKVPVLGISADAASTVVMRHGPISALGEALAETENMVRSTFIGIGQMINGTRDTDELGGPIRIAKGAGEAAQLGLASVVFYTILLSLNLGLINLFPIPVLDGGHLMFYAFEAILGRPLGEKAQEYGFRIGLFLVLALMVFATRNDLVSLPVWDMVKRLFS; translated from the coding sequence ATGGATCTGGCCAGCCTGCTCAACAGCGTGCTCCACGGCGTCTGGTATTACGTGGTGATCTTCCTGGTCATCCTGACCGTGGTGGTGTTCGTTCACGAGTTGGGGCACTTCCTGGTGGCCCGCTGGAACGGCGTCAAGGTGGAGGTGTTCTCCATCGGCTTCGGGCCGGAAGTGTGGGGACGCACCGCTGCGGACGGCACCCGCTGGCGCATCGGGCTGCTGCCGCTGGGCGGCTACGTCAAGATGTTCGGCGACGCCGATGCCGCCTCGGCCACCGCGTCCGACCAGCCCATGAGCGAGGAGGAGAGGGCGCAGGCCTTCTGCCACAAGCGGGTGGGCCAGCGCGCCGCCATCGTGGTGGCCGGTCCGGCGGCCAATTTCCTGTTCGCCATCCTGGGCCTGATGGGGATGTTCATGGTGCTGGGCCAGCCGGTGACCCAGCCGGTGATCGGCATGGTGCACCCCGGCACCGCCGCCGAAGCCGCCGGCCTGAAGGGTGGCGATCGCATCACCGCCATCAACGGCCGCGCCGTCGAGCGTTTCCAGGACATCCAGCGGATCGTCCGCCTGGAGATCGAGCAGGATCTGGCCCTGTCGGTCCGGCGCGGCGACAAGGACTTCGAAATCTCGGTCCGGCCGCGCGTCATTCAGCGCAAGGGCGTGTTCGGCGACATGGAAAAGGTGCCGGTTCTGGGCATTTCCGCCGATGCGGCCAGCACCGTGGTGATGCGCCACGGCCCCATCTCGGCGCTCGGCGAGGCCCTGGCCGAGACCGAGAACATGGTGCGCTCCACCTTCATCGGCATCGGCCAGATGATCAACGGTACGCGCGACACCGACGAATTGGGCGGGCCGATCCGAATCGCCAAGGGGGCAGGGGAAGCGGCGCAGCTCGGCCTGGCCAGCGTAGTCTTCTACACCATTCTCCTGTCGCTCAATCTTGGCCTGATCAATCTTTTCCCTATTCCGGTTCTCGATGGCGGCCACCTAATGTTTTACGCCTTCGAAGCCATTCTTGGCCGTCCCCTGGGGGAGAAGGCCCAAGAATATGGTTTCCGAATCGGGTTGTTTCTGGTATTGGCCTTGATGGTCTTTGCCACCCGCAACGACCTTGTGTCGCTGCCGGTTTGGGATATGGTGAAGCGGTTGTTTTCGTGA
- the bamA gene encoding outer membrane protein assembly factor BamA: MRFVLWTAVLLGFLAGSMPAYAQDGGRIRSISILGTQRIELETVKSYMTVAEGDLYDADRVNRSLKALFNTGLFADVTIRREGDQLVVRVVENPIINRIAFEGNNRIKDEQLNSEVQLRPRTVYTRSKVQADVKRLLELYRRSGRFAATVEPKIIQLEQNRVDLVYEISEGQPTYVRRIAFVGNKRYDQDKLREVLQTKEERWYRFLTSDDTYDPDRVTYDRELLRRFYLKRGFADFRVSSAIAELTPSREGFFITYTIDEGERYKFGTSTIDANLRDLKPEDLQPLLISEPGEWYNADQVEDIVQKLTDAVGTKGYAFVDVKPQVKRNRETQTIDISYNIQEGPRVFVERIDISGNVRTLDQVIRREFRLVEGDAFNSAKLRRSRQRLKDLNFFEKAEVTNIPSDTAPDRTVIKVDVQEKSTGELTFGVGWASTAGPIVEASLRERNLLGRGQDLRLSGGLGTKRSSVDLSFTEPYFMDREVAAGFDVFVIDRKLQKESSYDASSIGGDLRAGYRLSENLRQDWTYTLKQDTVKGINSTSIYVLEQIGSRVSSVVGQTLLYDRRDSRIEPTEGYFVRLGTEAAGAGGDARYLRGLVSGGQYFTLTDKWILGVTSSIGMIHGLDQRVRITDRFYVGGDNLRGFASGGISPRDSGTGDALGGLWQAVGSAQVKFPLGLPEEFGVNGQIFTDAGTIGETDTANTTNVNQSSSIRMASGMGIGWKSPMGPVSVDLAYPVMREKFDKKEYFRFNFGTKF, translated from the coding sequence ATGCGTTTCGTGCTGTGGACCGCTGTATTGCTGGGCTTTCTCGCCGGCTCGATGCCGGCATACGCCCAGGACGGCGGACGAATCCGCTCCATCTCCATTCTAGGCACCCAGCGTATCGAGCTCGAGACGGTCAAGTCGTACATGACCGTCGCGGAGGGCGACCTCTACGATGCCGATCGCGTCAACCGCTCGCTGAAGGCGTTGTTCAACACCGGGCTGTTCGCCGACGTCACCATTCGCCGCGAAGGCGATCAGCTGGTGGTCCGCGTGGTGGAAAATCCCATCATCAACCGGATCGCCTTCGAGGGGAACAACCGTATCAAGGACGAGCAGCTGAACTCGGAAGTGCAACTGCGTCCGCGTACCGTCTACACCCGGTCCAAGGTGCAGGCCGACGTCAAGCGCCTGCTGGAGCTTTACCGCCGTTCCGGCCGCTTCGCCGCCACGGTGGAGCCCAAGATCATCCAACTGGAGCAGAACCGCGTCGATCTGGTCTACGAGATCAGCGAGGGCCAGCCCACCTATGTGCGTCGCATCGCCTTCGTCGGCAACAAACGCTATGACCAGGACAAGCTGCGCGAGGTGCTGCAGACCAAGGAAGAGCGTTGGTACCGGTTCCTGACCAGCGACGACACCTATGATCCCGACCGCGTGACCTATGATCGCGAATTGCTGCGCCGCTTCTACCTGAAGCGCGGATTCGCCGATTTCCGGGTCAGCTCGGCCATCGCCGAACTGACGCCGTCGCGAGAAGGTTTCTTCATCACCTATACCATCGACGAGGGCGAGCGTTACAAGTTCGGGACCTCGACCATCGACGCCAATCTGCGCGACTTGAAGCCGGAAGACCTCCAGCCGCTGCTGATCAGCGAGCCGGGCGAATGGTACAATGCCGATCAGGTTGAAGACATCGTCCAGAAGCTGACCGACGCGGTGGGCACCAAGGGCTATGCCTTCGTGGACGTCAAGCCCCAGGTGAAGCGCAACCGCGAAACCCAGACCATCGACATCTCCTACAATATCCAGGAGGGCCCGCGCGTCTTCGTCGAGCGCATCGACATCTCCGGCAACGTCCGGACCCTGGACCAGGTGATTCGCCGCGAGTTCCGGCTGGTAGAGGGCGACGCCTTCAACTCGGCCAAGCTGCGCCGCTCGCGTCAGCGCCTGAAGGACCTCAATTTCTTCGAGAAGGCAGAGGTCACCAATATTCCGTCGGATACGGCGCCTGACCGGACCGTCATCAAGGTGGATGTACAGGAGAAGTCGACGGGCGAGTTGACCTTTGGTGTCGGCTGGGCATCCACGGCCGGTCCGATCGTCGAGGCGTCCTTGCGCGAACGCAATCTGCTGGGCCGCGGCCAGGATCTGCGACTGAGCGGTGGTCTCGGAACCAAGCGCAGCAGCGTCGATCTTTCGTTCACCGAGCCTTACTTCATGGATCGTGAAGTGGCAGCTGGCTTCGACGTCTTCGTCATCGATCGCAAGCTGCAGAAGGAAAGCTCTTATGACGCCTCGTCCATCGGCGGCGATCTCCGGGCGGGCTACCGTCTGTCCGAAAATCTGCGCCAGGACTGGACGTATACCCTGAAGCAGGACACGGTCAAGGGCATCAACAGTACTTCCATCTACGTTCTGGAACAGATCGGGTCGAGGGTCAGCTCCGTTGTCGGTCAGACGCTCCTTTACGATCGCCGGGATTCCCGTATCGAACCCACGGAAGGGTATTTTGTCCGTTTGGGAACGGAAGCGGCCGGTGCTGGCGGTGACGCTCGCTATCTGCGCGGTCTGGTGAGCGGTGGGCAATACTTTACCCTGACCGACAAGTGGATTCTCGGTGTGACCTCTTCGATCGGCATGATTCACGGCCTTGATCAGCGTGTTCGCATCACCGACCGCTTCTATGTCGGCGGTGACAACCTGCGTGGTTTCGCCAGTGGCGGCATCAGCCCCCGCGACAGCGGCACCGGCGATGCCCTTGGTGGTCTGTGGCAGGCGGTCGGGTCGGCGCAGGTCAAGTTCCCGCTGGGCCTGCCTGAAGAGTTTGGCGTAAATGGTCAGATCTTTACAGATGCTGGTACCATCGGCGAAACCGACACTGCCAACACGACAAATGTGAACCAATCCAGTTCGATCCGTATGGCATCCGGCATGGGTATCGGCTGGAAGTCTCCCATGGGACCGGTATCTGTCGATCTGGCTTATCCGGTTATGCGGGAAAAGTTCGACAAGAAGGAATACTTCCGGTTCAACTTCGGAACCAAGTTCTGA
- a CDS encoding OmpH family outer membrane protein: MKNSVSCRLVLAARLALLLPMAVLALLLSGGPAEAQRAGGVPMSLIIVDIQQAQRESLPGKALAAQRDKYQQNFQAEFNSARQSLQRSDQDLAKQKGTMPQDAYDQKVKALEMQVVAFQNRTQMAVRALEKSTDSAMAELMNAILTVTGEIASEMGANLVLPKQQVVLHEPRMDVTAQVIERLNKRLPAVNFPVPEVDAPAPSEPAPIKPGKK; this comes from the coding sequence GTGAAGAACAGCGTGTCGTGCCGCCTCGTCCTGGCCGCTCGTCTGGCGTTGCTGTTGCCGATGGCGGTATTGGCATTGCTCCTGTCCGGTGGTCCCGCCGAGGCCCAGCGCGCCGGCGGTGTGCCCATGAGCCTGATCATCGTCGATATCCAGCAGGCTCAGCGCGAATCCTTGCCGGGCAAGGCTCTGGCCGCCCAGCGCGACAAGTACCAGCAGAATTTCCAGGCCGAGTTCAACTCGGCCCGCCAATCCCTGCAGCGCAGCGACCAGGATCTCGCCAAGCAAAAGGGCACCATGCCGCAGGACGCCTATGACCAGAAGGTCAAGGCCCTTGAGATGCAGGTGGTGGCCTTCCAGAACCGGACGCAGATGGCGGTTCGCGCCTTGGAGAAGTCAACGGATTCCGCCATGGCGGAACTGATGAACGCCATCCTGACCGTCACCGGCGAGATTGCCTCCGAGATGGGGGCCAATCTGGTCCTGCCCAAGCAGCAGGTGGTGCTGCACGAGCCGCGCATGGACGTCACCGCTCAGGTGATCGAACGGCTGAACAAGCGCCTGCCGGCCGTCAATTTCCCCGTGCCCGAGGTGGATGCCCCCGCGCCATCCGAGCCTGCCCCCATCAAACCCGGTAAGAAGTGA
- the lpxD gene encoding UDP-3-O-(3-hydroxymyristoyl)glucosamine N-acyltransferase yields the protein MADPRFFTKAGPFTLAQLAELSGAAPAEGCDPKAVFVDVASLEQAGADNVSFLDNRKYVAAFQASKAGLCIVAPEMAEKAPTGMALLLSPDPYRAYARIAQAFYPVPAPEPWVAPTAWVDASAKVGEGCRIEPGAVIGAGAEIGARCRICANVVIGTGVVIGDDCTIGANATVSHALVGNRVNIYPGARIGQDGFGFAMGPQGHLKVPQLGRVVIGNNVEIGANATIDRGAGPDTVIGDGCMIDNLVQIGHNVQLGRGCVIVAQVGISGSTHMGDFVAAGGQAGITGHLKIGSGARIAAQAGVMRDIKPGETVGGAPAVPMADWLRQSAILGKMARKKG from the coding sequence ATGGCCGATCCCCGTTTCTTCACCAAAGCCGGTCCTTTCACGCTCGCCCAGTTGGCCGAACTGTCGGGTGCCGCTCCGGCCGAGGGCTGCGACCCCAAGGCGGTCTTCGTCGATGTCGCATCGCTGGAGCAGGCGGGGGCGGACAACGTTTCTTTCCTGGATAACCGGAAATACGTGGCGGCGTTCCAGGCCAGCAAGGCCGGGCTGTGCATTGTCGCGCCCGAGATGGCGGAAAAGGCCCCGACCGGCATGGCGCTGCTGCTGTCTCCCGATCCCTATCGGGCCTATGCCCGCATCGCCCAGGCCTTCTATCCCGTTCCGGCCCCCGAGCCGTGGGTGGCGCCCACCGCGTGGGTCGATGCGTCCGCCAAGGTGGGGGAGGGATGCCGCATCGAACCCGGCGCGGTGATCGGCGCCGGGGCCGAAATCGGCGCCCGCTGCCGTATCTGCGCCAATGTTGTGATCGGCACCGGCGTGGTGATCGGCGATGATTGCACCATCGGCGCCAATGCCACCGTTTCCCACGCCCTGGTGGGCAACCGGGTCAACATCTATCCCGGCGCCCGCATCGGCCAGGACGGATTTGGCTTCGCCATGGGGCCGCAGGGCCATCTGAAGGTGCCGCAGCTGGGCCGCGTGGTCATCGGCAACAACGTCGAGATCGGGGCCAACGCCACCATCGACCGGGGCGCTGGTCCCGATACGGTGATCGGCGACGGCTGCATGATAGACAACCTCGTCCAGATTGGGCACAACGTGCAGCTGGGACGCGGCTGTGTCATCGTGGCGCAGGTCGGCATCTCGGGCTCGACCCACATGGGCGACTTCGTCGCCGCGGGCGGCCAGGCCGGCATCACCGGCCATTTGAAGATCGGATCGGGCGCGCGCATCGCCGCCCAGGCCGGCGTGATGCGCGACATCAAGCCGGGTGAAACCGTCGGCGGCGCGCCCGCCGTGCCCATGGCCGACTGGCTGCGCCAGTCGGCGATCCTGGGCAAGATGGCGCGAAAGAAGGGTTAA
- the fabZ gene encoding 3-hydroxyacyl-ACP dehydratase FabZ, whose protein sequence is MDTANNDQVTDLGKVIDINRIIQMIPHRYPFLMVDRVVQVVANESAVGIKNVTINEPFFQGHFPSRPVFPGVLIIESMAQTAAVLVVETLGESAEGKLVYFMSVENCRFRKPVGPGDQLMIHVFKERSRGNVWKFRGEAKVDGVLVAEATYAAMILDEK, encoded by the coding sequence ATGGATACCGCTAACAACGACCAGGTTACCGACCTGGGCAAGGTCATCGACATCAACCGGATCATCCAGATGATTCCGCATCGCTATCCGTTCCTCATGGTGGACCGGGTGGTGCAGGTGGTGGCCAATGAAAGCGCCGTGGGCATCAAGAACGTCACCATCAACGAGCCGTTCTTCCAGGGCCATTTCCCGTCGCGCCCCGTGTTTCCCGGCGTTCTGATCATCGAGTCCATGGCCCAGACGGCGGCCGTGCTGGTGGTCGAAACCCTGGGCGAATCCGCAGAGGGCAAACTGGTCTACTTCATGAGCGTCGAGAACTGCCGCTTCAGAAAGCCGGTCGGTCCCGGCGACCAGCTGATGATCCATGTGTTCAAGGAACGGTCGCGCGGCAACGTCTGGAAGTTCCGGGGCGAAGCCAAGGTCGATGGCGTCCTTGTCGCCGAAGCCACCTATGCCGCCATGATTCTGGACGAGAAATGA
- the lpxA gene encoding acyl-ACP--UDP-N-acetylglucosamine O-acyltransferase, which yields MTNIHPSAVVDSKAEIASSAIIGPFCVVGPDVRLGESVELVSHVAVAGRTSIGAGTRIFPFASIGHRPQDLKYKGEPSTLEIGANNQIREHVTMNPGTEGGGMVTKVGDNCLFMASAHVAHDCILGDNVIMANNATLAGHVTVGEYAFLGGLSAVHQFVRIGRHAMIGGMSGVEADVIPFGMVIGNRAYLNGLNIVGLKRRGFSRDDIHTLRNAYRLMFAPEGTLAERLTDVEEQFKDHPVVMEIVAFIRSDSSRSLSTPNGS from the coding sequence ATGACCAATATTCATCCTTCGGCCGTTGTCGATTCCAAGGCGGAGATTGCCTCCTCGGCCATCATCGGCCCGTTCTGCGTGGTGGGCCCCGACGTCCGTCTGGGCGAGTCCGTCGAACTGGTCTCCCACGTGGCGGTGGCGGGGCGCACCAGCATCGGTGCCGGCACCCGTATCTTCCCCTTCGCCTCCATCGGCCACCGGCCCCAGGACCTCAAGTACAAGGGCGAACCGTCGACCCTGGAGATCGGGGCCAACAACCAGATCCGCGAGCACGTCACCATGAATCCCGGCACCGAGGGTGGCGGCATGGTGACCAAGGTGGGCGACAACTGTCTGTTCATGGCCAGCGCCCACGTGGCCCACGACTGCATCCTGGGCGACAACGTCATCATGGCCAACAACGCCACCCTGGCCGGCCATGTGACGGTGGGGGAATACGCCTTCCTGGGCGGGCTGTCGGCGGTGCACCAGTTCGTGCGCATCGGCCGCCACGCCATGATCGGCGGCATGTCGGGTGTCGAGGCCGACGTGATCCCCTTCGGCATGGTGATCGGCAACCGCGCCTATCTCAACGGGTTGAACATCGTCGGGCTGAAGCGTCGCGGCTTCTCGCGCGATGACATCCACACGCTCAGGAACGCCTATCGCCTGATGTTCGCGCCGGAAGGCACGCTGGCCGAGCGGCTCACCGACGTGGAAGAGCAGTTCAAGGACCATCCGGTGGTGATGGAGATCGTCGCCTTCATCCGCTCGGATTCGTCGCGCTCGCTCAGCACGCCGAATGGCTCCTAA
- a CDS encoding LpxI family protein: protein MAPKLGIIAGGGDLPGLVAAACRAQGRPFHFLALSGHADAQVIGEDSPQDWIRLGEAGTGFERLRQAGVAEVVMIGPVRRPSLLELAPDFRTARFFARVGLKALGDDGLLRAVVAELEGEGFKVVGVDEVLSDCLAVAGPYGALAPDEQASADIARGIQVARGLGALDVGQAAVVQQGIVLGVEAIEGTDNLLRRCGPLAREGLGGVLVKVKKPGQDRRIDLPTIGMTTLREAAAAGLRGIAVEAGGALVLGRDAISAEADRLGLFVVGVQP, encoded by the coding sequence ATGGCTCCTAAGCTCGGCATTATCGCGGGCGGCGGCGACCTGCCGGGACTGGTCGCCGCCGCTTGCCGCGCCCAGGGGCGCCCTTTTCACTTCCTTGCCCTTTCCGGCCATGCCGACGCCCAGGTGATCGGCGAGGATTCCCCCCAGGATTGGATTCGCCTGGGCGAAGCGGGGACCGGATTCGAACGCCTGCGCCAGGCCGGGGTCGCCGAAGTGGTGATGATCGGCCCGGTTCGCCGCCCATCCTTGCTGGAACTGGCCCCGGACTTCCGGACCGCCCGCTTTTTCGCCCGGGTCGGCCTGAAAGCCCTGGGCGATGACGGATTGCTGCGCGCCGTGGTCGCCGAACTGGAGGGCGAGGGCTTCAAGGTGGTGGGTGTGGACGAGGTCTTGTCCGATTGCCTCGCCGTTGCCGGGCCCTATGGCGCGCTGGCGCCCGACGAACAGGCGAGCGCCGACATCGCCCGCGGCATCCAGGTGGCGCGTGGCCTGGGCGCGCTGGACGTCGGCCAGGCGGCAGTGGTGCAGCAAGGCATCGTGCTGGGCGTCGAGGCCATCGAGGGCACCGACAATCTGCTTCGCCGCTGCGGCCCCCTGGCCCGTGAAGGGCTGGGCGGCGTGCTGGTCAAGGTGAAGAAGCCGGGCCAGGACCGGCGCATCGATCTTCCCACCATCGGAATGACCACCCTGCGCGAAGCCGCCGCCGCCGGTCTGCGCGGCATCGCGGTGGAGGCGGGGGGCGCCCTGGTGCTTGGCCGCGACGCCATTTCCGCCGAGGCCGACCGCCTGGGCCTGTTCGTGGTCGGCGTCCAGCCATGA
- the lpxB gene encoding lipid-A-disaccharide synthase, which produces MSAAPLLVYLIAGEPSGDLLGARLMAALKDRLGDGVAFAGIGGEGMQAEGLQSLFPMTELSVMGLVEVLPRIPKILRRVGETLSDIETKRPDALITIDSWGFNGRIHAGLKTRGSDVPRIHYVAPMVWAWKSGRTKTLAKVLDLLLTLLPNEPEWFEKEGLKTLHVGHPVIEGAAAKGDGAAFRLRHAIAPDRQLLCVLPGSRHSETAKLLGPFGETMALLAKRMPNLAVVVPTVETVAEEVTRAVKSWPLPTVVVRGPEKYDAFAACDAALAASGTVALELAMARLPAVITYKVSPLSAFIATRFLGLSLKFVTLVNILVDEAVMPELLQDDCRPDKLAAAVEHLLTDEAARALQAAGARRALEKLGLGGESPGRRAADAVIDFIRQRKELGNG; this is translated from the coding sequence ATGAGCGCCGCGCCGCTGCTGGTCTACCTCATCGCCGGCGAGCCGTCCGGGGACCTGTTGGGCGCGCGGCTGATGGCGGCCCTGAAGGACCGGCTGGGCGACGGCGTGGCCTTCGCCGGCATCGGCGGCGAGGGCATGCAGGCCGAAGGGCTGCAATCACTGTTTCCCATGACCGAACTGTCGGTCATGGGCCTGGTCGAAGTTCTGCCCCGAATCCCTAAGATCCTGCGCCGGGTGGGGGAGACCCTTTCCGATATCGAAACGAAGCGCCCCGACGCCCTGATCACCATCGATTCCTGGGGGTTCAACGGCCGCATCCATGCGGGGCTCAAGACGCGGGGCTCCGATGTCCCGCGCATCCACTACGTGGCCCCCATGGTGTGGGCCTGGAAGTCGGGGCGGACCAAGACCCTGGCCAAGGTGCTCGATCTGCTGTTGACCCTGCTGCCCAACGAGCCGGAATGGTTCGAAAAGGAGGGGCTCAAGACCCTGCATGTGGGCCATCCGGTGATCGAAGGCGCGGCGGCCAAGGGCGACGGAGCCGCCTTCCGGCTTCGCCATGCCATAGCCCCCGACCGTCAGCTGCTTTGCGTGCTGCCCGGTTCGCGCCATTCCGAGACCGCCAAGCTGCTGGGACCGTTCGGCGAGACCATGGCATTGCTGGCCAAGCGCATGCCCAACCTTGCCGTTGTGGTGCCGACGGTGGAAACCGTGGCCGAGGAAGTGACGCGCGCGGTCAAGTCCTGGCCTCTGCCCACCGTCGTGGTGCGGGGTCCCGAGAAATACGACGCCTTCGCCGCCTGCGACGCCGCCCTGGCGGCTTCGGGGACCGTGGCGCTGGAACTGGCCATGGCGCGGCTGCCGGCGGTGATCACCTACAAGGTGTCGCCGCTCTCCGCCTTCATCGCCACCCGCTTCCTGGGGCTCAGCCTCAAATTCGTCACCCTCGTCAATATCCTGGTTGACGAGGCGGTGATGCCGGAATTGCTGCAGGATGATTGCCGCCCGGACAAACTGGCGGCGGCGGTGGAGCATCTGCTGACCGACGAGGCGGCGCGGGCTTTACAGGCGGCGGGGGCGCGCCGCGCCCTGGAAAAGCTTGGTCTGGGCGGCGAAAGCCCCGGGCGGCGGGCCGCCGACGCGGTGATAGACTTCATCAGGCAACGCAAGGAGTTGGGAAATGGCTGA
- the gloA gene encoding lactoylglutathione lyase has product MADWRFLHTMIRVGDLDRSIDFYTRLLGMRLLRRTDYPEGRFTLAFVGYGEEASHTVIELTHNWDTASYELGGGFGHLALGVADIYAACAGLEAAGARIVRAPGPMKHGSTVIAFVEDPDGYKIELIQKS; this is encoded by the coding sequence ATGGCTGACTGGCGCTTTCTCCACACCATGATCCGGGTGGGCGACCTGGACCGCTCCATCGACTTCTATACCCGCCTGCTGGGCATGCGGCTGCTGCGCCGCACCGATTATCCCGAGGGGCGCTTCACTCTGGCCTTCGTCGGCTATGGCGAGGAAGCCTCCCATACGGTGATCGAACTGACCCACAACTGGGATACGGCGAGCTACGAACTGGGCGGCGGGTTCGGCCATCTGGCGCTGGGCGTGGCCGACATCTACGCGGCCTGTGCCGGACTGGAGGCGGCAGGCGCCAGGATCGTGCGTGCGCCGGGCCCCATGAAGCACGGTTCGACGGTCATCGCCTTTGTCGAGGACCCGGACGGCTACAAGATCGAGCTGATTCAGAAAAGCTAG
- a CDS encoding DsbA family oxidoreductase: MRIEYVFDTVCPWCYVGKRRLERALAQRPETRVRIIWRPFLLNPDLPPEGIDRKVYLDRKFGGTARVQRVHGAVAAAGKTEGIEFDFDSITRMPNSLGSHRLIRYAASSGHEAEVVEALYKAYFCQGMDIGDVETLADIGASFGLERTPLLTYLASDADAVGVLNDNARAHRLGVNGVPCLILDGAYALAGAQEPDILLRLIDIVRESQPEAAFS, encoded by the coding sequence GTGAGGATCGAGTACGTCTTCGATACGGTCTGTCCCTGGTGCTACGTGGGCAAGCGCCGACTGGAGCGTGCCCTGGCCCAGCGCCCCGAAACCCGTGTCCGCATCATCTGGCGTCCGTTCCTGCTCAATCCCGACCTGCCGCCGGAAGGCATCGACCGCAAGGTCTATCTCGACCGCAAGTTCGGCGGTACCGCCCGCGTCCAGCGGGTCCATGGCGCCGTGGCCGCCGCCGGCAAGACCGAAGGCATCGAGTTCGACTTCGACTCCATCACCCGCATGCCCAATTCGCTGGGGTCCCACCGGCTGATCCGCTACGCCGCTTCGTCGGGGCACGAGGCCGAGGTGGTCGAGGCCCTGTACAAGGCCTATTTCTGCCAGGGAATGGATATCGGCGATGTCGAGACCCTGGCCGATATCGGCGCCTCGTTCGGGCTGGAGCGCACCCCGCTGCTCACCTATCTGGCTTCGGACGCCGATGCCGTGGGTGTGCTCAACGACAATGCCCGCGCCCATCGCCTCGGCGTCAACGGCGTGCCCTGCCTGATCCTCGACGGGGCCTACGCCCTGGCCGGGGCGCAGGAACCCGACATCCTGCTGCGCCTGATCGACATCGTGCGCGAAAGCCAGCCTGAAGCCGCGTTCAGCTAG